One segment of Purpureocillium takamizusanense chromosome 7, complete sequence DNA contains the following:
- the ACB1 gene encoding acyl-CoA-binding protein (ACBP)/diazepam binding inhibitor (DBI)/endozepine (EP) (EggNog:ENOG503P6WC~COG:I), with protein MSAPQSEAFKKAVVDSKKLTSKPSNDELLDLYALYKVSIGEDISKAPAPGMFDLKGKAKKNAWQKVVDEAITPQQAQERYVELVEKLKASCGYDENKEPEAVGN; from the exons ATGTCTGCCCCTCAAAGCGAAGCTTTCAAGAAGGCTGTCGTCGACTCCAAGAAGCTCACTAGCAAGCCGAgcaacgacgagctgctcgacctcTACG cCCTGTACAAGGTTTCCATCGGCGAGGACATTTCCAaggcccccgcccccggcaTGTTTGACCTCAAG ggcaaggccaagaagaacgcCTGGCAaaaggtcgtcgacgaggccatcaccccccagcaggcccaggagcggtacgtcgagctcgtcgagaagctcaaggcctcTTGCGGCTACGACGAGAACAaggagcccgaggccgtcggcaACTAA
- a CDS encoding Bacterial leucyl aminopeptidase (COG:O~MEROPS:MER0032443~EggNog:ENOG503NZPQ~SECRETED:SignalP(1-26~SECRETED:cutsite=TAA-HQ~SECRETED:prob=0.4668)) has product MLFLSTLRASSLLLLLSVHGITPTAAHQQQQQQQQQQQILRPPPPPSPHHAHAVDPAILRAIEAHADPVDALLSLQPGLAAEMASPRLLHVSGDAAPRWMTEGDKLRLRRRRRKFSDVTDHEDVYRAMKAEGGGEAVALAGKAHVPELVNQRLVKPLIEQVSVEEMRRALEHLTSYYTRYFGSTTGEQSAQWIHDQVAEIIRTAPFHTHISLEYFPHRFPQPSIIARFEPRRGRNASQPLTVVGAHQDSMNYLFPLLPAPGADDDGSGTVAVLEALRVLARSGYTPRDGPVEFHWYAAEEGGNLGSQAVARYKRESGARIGAMLEFVSTT; this is encoded by the exons ATGTTGTTCTTGTCCACCCTGCGCGCGAGcagcctgctcctgctgctgtccgtGCATGGCATcacgcccacggccgcccatcagcagcagcagcagcagcagcagcagcagcagatcctcaggccgccgccgccgccgtctccccatcatgcccatgccgtcgACCCAGCCATACTCCGCGCCATCGAGGCGCACGCCGaccccgtcgacgcgctcctgTCCCTGCAGccgggcctcgccgccgagatggcctcgccgcgcctcctgcacgtctcgggcgacgcggcgccgcgctggatgaccgagggcgacaagctccgcctgcgccgccggcgccgcaaGTTTTCCGACGTGACGGACCACGAGGACGTCTATCGCGCGATGaaggcggagggagggggtgaGGCGGTCGCCCTGGCGGGAAAAGCAC ACGTCCCTGAGCTGGTGAACCAGCGCCTCGTCAAGCCGCTCATCGAGCAGGTCTCGGTAGAGGAGATGCGCCGGGCGCTGGAGCACCTGACGAGCTATTACACGCGGTACTTTGGTAGCACGACAGGCGAGCAGAGCGCGCAATGGATTCACgaccaggtcgccgag ATCATCCGCACCGCGCCCTTCCACACGCACATTTCGCTCGAGTACTTCCCGCACCGGTTCCCGCAGCCGAGCATCATCGCGCGCTtcgagccgcggcgggggcgcaacgcctcgcagccgctgacggtggtgggcgcgcaCCAGGACTCGATGAACTACCTGttcccgctgctgccggccccgggggccgacgacgacggctccggcaccgtcgccgtgctcgaggccctgcgcgtgctcgcccgcagcggctACACGCCCCGCGACGGGCCCGTCGAGTTCCACTGgtacgccgccgaggagggcggcaacCTCGGCAGCCAGGCCGTGGCCCGGTACAAGAGGGAGTCGGGGGCGCGCATCGGCGCCATGCTCGAGTTTGTGAGTACGACCTAG
- a CDS encoding uncharacterized protein (SECRETED:SignalP(1-19~SECRETED:cutsite=AAA-SP~SECRETED:prob=0.5971)~TransMembrane:1 (n3-14c19/20o238-257i)~EggNog:ENOG503P558): MHFLASVTVLAASIAGAAASPQKMQPYRLAVMNLPGQELQRRSTNGYEPETSQCGKGNTCAEACGPGYDQCATTDNVAHCFNPAAGESCCTDGSGNSCAKGYYCTHDHSKRTWCCPNEMDLAACAAAYTVTGGLEQARSTTKPSTTSTPRPPPPPTTSSTSTSTSTTPTTTSKPSTTSVAIITETKDKNTTVCPSSSGYTTAWTGANNTITTAKPTQPTVVIPSTTKNPPPPPTNVNAAAATGVSALLLVAAGVVALL; this comes from the exons ATGCACTTCCTCGCCTCCGTCACCGTCCTCGCGGcgtccatcgccggcgccgccgcgtcccccCAGAAGATGCAGCCCTACCGCCTGGCAGTCATGAACCTGCCCGGCCAGGAGCTTCAGCGCCGCAGCACCAACGGCTACGAACCCGAGACGAGCCAGTGCGGCAAGGGCAACACCTGCGCCGAGGCCTGCGGTCCCGGCTACGACCAGTGCGCTACCACCGACAACGTTGCCCACTGCTTCaacccggccgccggcgagtcGTGCTGCACCGATGGCTCTGGCA ACTCGTGCGCCAAGGGCTACTACTGCACCCACGACCACTCCAAGCGCACCTGGTGCTGCCCCAACGAAATggacctcgccgcctgcgccgccgcctacaccgtcaccggcggcctcgagcaggcTCGTTCCACCACCAAGCCCTCGACCACCTCGACCCCtcgtccccctcctcctcccaccacctcgtccacctcgacgtccacctcgacgacccccaccaccacctcgaaGCCCTCCACCACGAGCGTCGCTATTATCACCGAGACCAAGGACAAGAACACCACCGTCTGCCCTAGCAGCTCCGGCTACACGACCGCCTGGACTGGTGCTaacaacaccatcaccacggCCAAGCCTACCCAGCCCACCGTGGTCATCCCCTCCACCACGAagaacccgccgccgcccccgaccAACGTcaacgctgccgccgccaccggcgtcagcgccctgctgctggtcgccgCTGGTGTCGTCGCCCTTCTGTAA
- a CDS encoding uncharacterized protein (CAZy:GT32~TransMembrane:1 (i39-56o)~EggNog:ENOG503NYUS~COG:G): MKKMDTPPLTPTHKFAPVKLPPVKLSPMNIPFPRRLKKAVPVYVACVLLIFIYFNIDAFPRITDDEQVPPPARLPGSTFPQKIWQTWKIDPLLFGITETVRATTWLQKNPQMRYEVITDSNEMTYVEEHFGPDGVNRPDIVEFYRNVKLPIIKADLLRYMILYSEGGVYADIDVEALKPFHRFLPERHNEEDYDLVVGIEVDEPQFKDHPILGQKSQSFCQWTIIAKPRHPVMLKLVENIMKWYKGVAKKQRVPISRVELDFDQVITGTGPSAFTSALLDEMNRQQPKGAAKVTWDDFHHMDESKVVGRVLVLTVEAFCAGQGHSDSGNHGSRGALVKHHYHASNWPSRHHRYNHPAYGQVEECNWNVECVQQWDKDVAGYEKLSAEQKKAKVAERVKQVNGGS; encoded by the coding sequence atgaagaagatggacaCACCGCCGCTCACGCCCACGCACAAATTCGCTCCCGTCAAGCTTCCTCCCGTCAAGCTGTCGCCAATGAACATTCCCTTCCCGCGGCGCCTGAAAAAGGCCGTCCCCGTCTACGTGGCGTGTGTCCTCCTCATCTTCATCTACTTCAACATCGACGCCTTCCCCCGCATCacagacgacgagcaggtgcCGCCCCCTGCAAGGCTTCCCGGGAGCACATTCCCGCAAAAGATATGGCAGACTTGGAAAATTGACCCGCTGCTCTTCGGCATCACGGAGACGGTGCGCGCCACGACATGGCTGCAAAAGAACCCCCAGATGCGGTACGAGGTCATCACCGACAGCAACGAGATGACGTACGTCGAGGAGCACTTTGgccccgacggcgtcaaCCGCCCGGACATTGTCGAGTTTTACCGCAACGTAAAGCTCCCCATCATCAAGGCGGACCTGCTGCGGTACATGATCCTTTACTCAGAGGGCGGCGTGTACGCCGACATTgacgtcgaggcgctcaagcCGTTCCACCGCTTCCTCCCGGAGCGGCACAACGAGGAGGACTACGACTTGGTCGTGGGCatcgaggtggacgagccGCAGTTCAAGGACCACCCGATCCTAGGGCAAAAGTCGCAGTCGTTTTGCCAATGGaccatcatcgccaagcCTCGGCACCCGGTGATGCTAAAACTCGTGGAGAATATCATGAAGTGGTACAAGGGGGTGGCCAAGAAGCAGCGCGTACCCATCTCGCGCGTGGAGCTCGACTTTGACCAGGTCATCACGGGCACGGGCCCGTCAGCATTCAcatcggcgctgctggacgagaTGAACCGACAGCAGCCCAAGGGCGCGGCCAAGGTGACGTGGGACGACTTCCACCACATGGACGAGTCTAAGGTCGTGGGCCGGGTGCTGGTGCTCACGGTCGAGGCCTTTTGCGCCGGGCAGGGTCACTCGGACTCGGGCAACCACGGGTCGCGCGGCGCGCTCGTCAAGCACCACTATCACGCGAGCAACTGGCCGAGCCGGCACCACCGCTACAACCACCCGGCGTACGGCCAGGTCGAGGAGTGCAACTGGAACGTCGAGTGCGTGCAGCAGTGGGACAAGGACGTGGCTGGTTACGAAAAGCTGTCGGCCgagcagaagaaggccaaggtGGCGGAGCGCGTGAAACAGGTCAATGGCGGGTCATAG
- a CDS encoding Bacterial leucyl aminopeptidase (COG:O~MEROPS:MER0032443~EggNog:ENOG503NZPQ~SECRETED:SignalP(1-26~SECRETED:cutsite=TAA-HQ~SECRETED:prob=0.4668)), with the protein MLFLSTLRASSLLLLLSVHGITPTAAHQQQQQQQQQQQILRPPPPPSPHHAHAVDPAILRAIEAHADPVDALLSLQPGLAAEMASPRLLHVSGDAAPRWMTEGDKLRLRRRRRKFSDVTDHEDVYRAMKAEGGGEAVALAGKAHVPELVNQRLVKPLIEQVSVEEMRRALEHLTSYYTRYFGSTTGEQSAQWIHDQVAEIIRTAPFHTHISLEYFPHRFPQPSIIARFEPRRGRNASQPLTVVGAHQDSMNYLFPLLPAPGADDDGSGTVAVLEALRVLARSGYTPRDGPVEFHWYAAEEGGNLGSQAVARYKRESGARIGAMLEFDMVAFVARNSTESIGLVETMADGPLTNWTLNLAREYTSLPAHAYTLPANAGSDYMSFTKFGYPAAFATEGNPLGSIGRLPGDYDPYVHGVGDTLDVDDETGVFSFEHMARFAGLAIAFAIEQAGWDNTWR; encoded by the exons ATGTTGTTCTTGTCCACCCTGCGCGCGAGcagcctgctcctgctgctgtccgtGCATGGCATcacgcccacggccgcccatcagcagcagcagcagcagcagcagcagcagcagatcctcaggccgccgccgccgccgtctccccatcatgcccatgccgtcgACCCAGCCATACTCCGCGCCATCGAGGCGCACGCCGaccccgtcgacgcgctcctgTCCCTGCAGccgggcctcgccgccgagatggcctcgccgcgcctcctgcacgtctcgggcgacgcggcgccgcgctggatgaccgagggcgacaagctccgcctgcgccgccggcgccgcaaGTTTTCCGACGTGACGGACCACGAGGACGTCTATCGCGCGATGaaggcggagggagggggtgaGGCGGTCGCCCTGGCGGGAAAAGCAC ACGTCCCTGAGCTGGTGAACCAGCGCCTCGTCAAGCCGCTCATCGAGCAGGTCTCGGTAGAGGAGATGCGCCGGGCGCTGGAGCACCTGACGAGCTATTACACGCGGTACTTTGGTAGCACGACAGGCGAGCAGAGCGCGCAATGGATTCACgaccaggtcgccgag ATCATCCGCACCGCGCCCTTCCACACGCACATTTCGCTCGAGTACTTCCCGCACCGGTTCCCGCAGCCGAGCATCATCGCGCGCTtcgagccgcggcgggggcgcaacgcctcgcagccgctgacggtggtgggcgcgcaCCAGGACTCGATGAACTACCTGttcccgctgctgccggccccgggggccgacgacgacggctccggcaccgtcgccgtgctcgaggccctgcgcgtgctcgcccgcagcggctACACGCCCCGCGACGGGCCCGTCGAGTTCCACTGgtacgccgccgaggagggcggcaacCTCGGCAGCCAGGCCGTGGCCCGGTACAAGAGGGAGTCGGGGGCGCGCATCGGCGCCATGCTCGAGTTT GACATGGTTGCCTTTGTCGCGCGCAACTCGACAGAATCgatcggcctcgtcgagaccatggccgacggccCGTTGACCAACTGGACGCTGAACCTGGCCAGGGAGTATACCTctctgcccgcccacgcgTACACGCTCCCCGC CAACGCCGGCTCCGACTACATGTCCTTCACCAAGTTCGGCTACCCGGCGGCCTTTGCCACCGAGGGCAACCCCCTGGGATCCATCGGGCGCCTCCCGGGCGACTACGACCCGTACGTGCACGGCGTGGGGGACacgctcgacgtcgacgacgagacgggcgtcTTTTCCTTTGAG CACATGGCCCGGTTCGCGGGGCTCGCCATCGCGTTTGCCATTGAGCAGGCCGGGTGGGACAATACGTGGCGGTAG
- a CDS encoding uncharacterized protein (TransMembrane:8 (i169-191o233-253i260-276o282-300i312-330o362-381i393-412o451-470i)~COG:I~EggNog:ENOG503NX21): MPSVSSGLLGGDNWDEAKLAAASSDSDSDIAYPGRRQASSWKSKPGQILSRLRPWLRLSSHGAQNPGPTAYLDGLRGFAALLVYWHHHELWVRNPFIFENAFGFEGNFYFATLPGVRTFFTGGHYSVTVFFVLSGYVLSLKPLSLIEKGDFAGLSDHLASALFRRFFRLYMPLVAVVLVYATSWHLFGYWVDTGTIPQSTWLGEMWAFYLEFKNFSFIFKEGGEPWMTFHRHIWSIPVEMRGSMIVFSTILALSRCTRKARVWCLVGLIFYFLYIADGSYGSMFLAGTLLCYFDMLSKAGQLPAVFERLRRYKMFIVYHMLAISIYLGGVPSHNNDMDQFARNRGWYYLSLLKPQAVFGYKWFYLFWAGTLLVAAVPRISWLKAFFETRLCQYLGRISYALYLVHGPVLWTIGNRLYMMVGWQTEKQLEAIPQWGNWWSLPQIGPTGLEPAFLVPQLLLMPLTLCLADFVTRSIDKPSVRFASWLYRSTLPEAPGKHNRA; the protein is encoded by the coding sequence ATGCCCTCGGTCTCGTCCGgtctgctcggcggcgacaattGGGACGAGGCaaagctcgccgccgcctcgtccgacTCCGACTCCGACATTGCTTAcccgggccgccggcaggcgtcgtcgtggaaGTCGAAGCCCGGCCAGATCCTCAGTCGCCTCAGGCCGTGGCTGCGGCTGTCGTCCCACGGTGCTCAGAACCCAGGCCCGACGGCCTACTTGGATGGCCTGCGCGGCTTCGCGGCTCTCCTCGTCTActggcaccaccacgagCTCTGGGTGCGCAACCCCTTCATCTTCGAGAATGCCTTTGGCTTCGAGGGCAACTTTTACTTTGCCACGCTGCCCGGCGTGCGCACCTTCTTCACCGGCGGCCACTACTCGGtgaccgtcttcttcgtcctctcGGGCTATGTCCTCTCCCTCAAGCCGCTGTCCCTCATCGAAAAGGGCGACTTTGCCGGCCTCAGCGATCACTTGGCATCGGCCCTGTTCAGGCGCTTCTTTCGGCTCTACatgccgctcgtcgccgtcgtcctcgtctacGCCACGTCATGGCATCTCTTCGGATACTGGGTCGACACGGGAACCATTCCGCAGAGCACCTGGTTGGGTGAGATGTGGGCCTTCTATCTCGAGTTCAAGAACTTCAGCTTCATCTTcaaggagggcggcgagccgtgGATGACGTTTCACCGCCACATCTGGTCCATCCCCGTGGAGATGAGGGGGTCCATGATCGTCTTCAGCACGATACTGGCGCTCTCGCGATGCACGCGCAAGGCCCGCGTGTggtgcctcgtcggcctcatctTTTACTTTCTGTACATTGCCGACGGCTCCTATGGCTCCATGTTCCTTGCGGGCACCTTGCTGTGCTATTTTGACATGCTGTCCAAGGCGGGCCAGCTGCCGGCCGTCTTTGAGCGCCTACGCAGGTACAAGATGTTCATCGTCTACCACATGCTAGCCATCAGCATCTACCTAGGCGGCGTGCCGAGCCATAACAACGACATGGACCAGTTTGCGAGGAACCGCGGCTGGTACTACCTGTCGCTGCTCAAGCCGCAGGCCGTCTTCGGCTACAAGTGGTTCTACCTCTTCTGGGCGGGgacgctgctggtggcggcggtgccgcgcATCAGCTGGCTCAAGGCCTTCTTCGAGACGCGGCTCTGCCAGTACCTGGGCCGCATCTCGTACGCGCTGTACCTGGTCCACGGCCCGGTGCTGTGGACCATTGGTAACAGGCTGTACATGATGGTCGGTTGGCAGACGgagaagcagctcgaggcgatTCCGCAGTGGGGGAACTGGTGGTCGCTGCCGCAGATCGGGCCGACGGGGCTCGAGCCGGCGTTCCTGgtgccgcagctgctgctgatgccgcTCACGCTGTGCCTGGCCGACTTCGTGACGAGGTCCATCGACAAGCCGAGCGTGCGGTTCGCGAGCTGGCTGTACAGGTCGACGCTGCCTGAGGCGCCAGGGAAGCACAACCGGGCCTGA
- a CDS encoding uncharacterized protein (COG:C~EggNog:ENOG503P1GC), whose amino-acid sequence MIAHLSSSGCRRRHRPPARAATRARARARLVTPTSRVPWLYVAGRGTVPLLARRCCCCCCQYCHRGAHQQRRARPPDAQRLRPSPHFHITLRLVYYMTRRGATTHAFASLLCPPPPPPPPSQSSRSNQEKKKNQYQHRASIMSMFPAVHELDKKVVVVGGSLGGLAVTHRLLKQARRRHPEMRVVLVSQNSHFYWNIASVRAVVPGALRRRRRRRRSQQQQQQSGGGGGSSGGGGDGGDGDGDGDDGDGIDVDDVDDILHPIEPELIHRYPRGSVEFVTGRAIRLDAADKTVSVETPTYGIRLVHYTHLVLATGASAAVAGMPWKASGSYEDLLGDMRATARLVARARHVTVAGGGPTGVELAAEIKAAYGPRKAVLLLHSAPRLLSSNNDGGGGDDDDDNHRTAATTVADQAERELRALGVELHKGARATNVNREARDDGTIVVTLSDGGSFETDAYLPTTGLIPNTRWIPKALLTDRGYLDVDDCMRVRGVDSVWAVGDVVSKPDAGLLNTEAHAACVAKNVELSFSNKAQVPVKLPTTDVFLCTIGPDRGVGRYGSIPLPSFVVWALKSRTLATERTAKYVKGSMW is encoded by the exons ATGATAGCCCATCTCTCCTCTTctggatgtcgtcgccgtcataGACCGCCAGCTCGTGCAGCGacgcgagcgcgcgcgcgtgcgcgactCGTAACCCCAACCTCTCGCGTTCCTTGGCTTTACGTGGCGGGTCGTGGGACCGTTCCGTTGCTTgcccgtcgctgctgctgctgctgttgccaGTATTGTCATCGCGGTGCGCATCAGCAAAGACGCGCCCGACCCCCCGACGCTCAACGTCTGAGGCCATCGCCACATTTTCATATTACCCTACGACTGGTATATTAcatgacgaggaggggggcgacTACACACGCCTTCGCTTCACTCTTgtgtccgccgccgccgccgccgccgccgtcgcagtcATCAAGGTCGaaccaagaaaaaaaaaaaaaccaatACCAGCACCGCGCCTCCATCATGTCCATGTTTCCGGCCGTGCACGAGCTCGACAAAaaggtcgtcgtggtcggcggctcgctcggcggcctggccgtcaCGCACCGGCTGCTCAAgcaggcgcgccggcggcacccCGAGATGCGCGTGGTGCTCGTGTCGCAGAATTCGCACTTTTACTGGAACATTGCGTCGGTGCGCGCCGTTGTCCCGggcgcgctgcggcggcggcggcggcggcggcggtcacaacagcagcagcagcaaagtggcggcggtggtggttctagtggtggtggtggtgacggcggtgatggtgacggtgatggtgacgatggcgacggcatcgacgtcgacgacgtcgacgacatcctccACCCCATCGAGCCCGAGCTCATCCACCGCTACCCGCGCGGCAGCGTCGAGTTCGTGACGGGGCGCGCCatccgcctcgacgcggcggacAAGACGGTCAGCGTGGAGACGCCGACGTACGGGATCCGGCTGGTGCACTACACGCACCTGGTGCTCGCGACgggggcctcggccgcggtcGCGGGCATGCCGTGGAAGGCCTCGGGCTCGTACGAggacctgctcggcgacatgcgcgccaccgcccggctcgtcgcccgcgcgcgccacgtcaccgtcgccggcggcgggcccacgggcgtcgagctcgccgccgagatcaagGCCGCCTACGGCCCGCGCAAGGCGGTCCTCTTGCTGCACAGCGCGCCCCGGCTGCTCTCCTccaacaacgacggcggcggcggcgatgacgatgacgacaatcaccgcaccgccgccaccaccgtcgccgaccaggccgagcgcgagctgcgcgccctcggcgtcgagctccacAAGGGCGCCAGGGCCACAAACGTCAaccgcgaggcccgcgacgacggcaccatcgtcgtcaccctctccgacggcggcagcttcgaGACCGACGCCTACCTGCCCACCACCGGCCTCATCCCCAACACCCGCTGGATCCCCAAGGCCCTCCTCACCGACCGCGGCtacctcgacgtcgacgactgCATGCGCGTCAGGGGCGTCGACAGCGTctgggccgtcggcgacgtcgtctccaagcccgacgccggcctgctcaacACCGAAGCTCAC gccGCCTGCGTAGCCAAAAACGTCGAGCTCTCCTTCTCCAACAAGGCACAGGTCCCCGTCAAGCTGCCCACCACCGACGTCTTCCTCTGCACCATCGGCCCtgaccgcggcgtcggccgctACGGCTCCATCCCCTTGCCGTCCTTTGTCGTTTGGGCCCTCAAGAGCCGGACCCTGGCCACGGAACGGACCGCCAAGTATGTCAAGGGAAGCATGTGGTGA
- a CDS encoding uncharacterized protein (SECRETED:SignalP(1-24~SECRETED:cutsite=AAS-HY~SECRETED:prob=0.2347)~EggNog:ENOG503NZMP): protein MLLRNVHRLALLVGLALVLLYAASHYGGLSTRSWSDASKLQWPKPDSKPKKLAKGNADQHDDDDGAHGSQWAAASPEDGKSMTPSDFTGSQQQPPLQHQEVFSVSTPDKKFLRIDFGGISAFNPNILPHPDADDIWVVVAQQVNEQPSIEFKEVHCEAIVWDGALRCRAPPAPLPVPPTQGGKCEGDLEYFNLNIGPHDARVLFGPEQPYITFGSNSRFTCFGQFVQNFAGLIGWNGDKPVPAFDFRNATELQRPAPYGKMEKNFFMFWDNQGQKYVHQDIYPARVFTELRDDGSVGPDLAARAGARDSKCIAKYMPRPAPKLESIHQATNSLKVTMCRKADAGCAATDDNTFIFTIYQHKTYYNFHSVYEPYLMVFEQKAPFRIHAMSKRPLWISGRERHEATNTSDMFYVTSMAWKSRARRYSGFLDDELFLGFGIEDNKAGAIDVLAGELLGDLGLCDGV from the coding sequence ATGCTCTTGCGAAACGTCCAccggctggccctgctgGTCGGCCTGGCGCTCGTCCTGCTCTACGCAGCGTCGCACTACGGCGGTCTGTCGACTCGCAGCTGGTCAGACGCATCCAAGCTGCAGTGGCCGAAGCCAGACtccaagcccaagaagctggccaagggcaacgccgaccagcacgacgacgacgatggcgcacACGGCTCGcaatgggcggcggcgtcgcctgAAGACGGCAAGAGCATGACGCCGAGCGACTTTACCGGctctcagcagcagccgccgctgcagcatcAAGAGGTCTTTTCCGTGTCGACGCCCGACAAGAAGTTCTTGCGCAtcgactttggcggcatcAGCGCCTTCAACCCCAACATCCTGCCGcaccccgacgccgacgacatctGGGTCGTCGTGGCCCAACAGGTCAACGAGCAGCCGTCAATCGAGTTCAAGGAGGTGCATTGCGAGGCCATCGTGTGGGATGGCGccctccgctgccgcgcgcctcccgcgccgctgcccgtcccGCCCACGCAGGGCGGCAAATGCGAGGGCGATCTCGAGTACTTCAACCTCAACATTGGGCCgcacgacgcccgcgtcctGTTCGGTCCCGAGCAGCCCTACATCACCTTTGGGTCCAACTCTAGGTTCACCTGCTTCGGCCAGTTCGTCCAGAACTTTGCCGGCCTGATCGGTTGGAACGGCGACAAGCCCGTCCCCGCGTTCGACTTCCGCAACGCCaccgagctgcagcgcccagcgcccTACGGCAAGATGGAAAAGAACTTCTTCATGTTCTGGGACAACCAGGGGCAAAAGTACGTCCACCAGGACATCTACCCTGCGCGCGTCTTCACGGAGCTCCGTGACGACGGGTCGGTCGGGCCGGACctggccgcgcgcgccggcgcccgcgactCCAAGTGCATCGCCAAGTACATGCCGCGaccggcgccgaagctcgAGTCGATCCACCAGGCGACCAACTCGCTCAAAGTGACCATGTGCCGCAAGGCGGACGCGGGGTGCGCGGCCACCGACGACAACACCTTCATCTTCACCATCTACCAGCACAAAACATACTACAATTTCCACAGCGTCTACGAGCCGTACCTGATGGTGTTTGAGCAAAAGGCGCCGTTCCGCATTCACGCCATGTCCAAGCGGCCGCTGTGGATCTCGGGTCGCGAGCGGCACGAGGCCACCAACACGTCCGACATGTTCTACGTGACGTCGATGGCCTGGAAGAGCCGTGCGAGGCGCTACAGCGGATTCCTCGACGATGAGCTGTTCCTGGGCTTTGGCATCGAGGACaacaaggccggcgccatcgacgtcctcgcgggcgagctgctgggcgaccTGGGCCTGTGCGACGGCGTCTAG
- a CDS encoding uncharacterized protein (SECRETED:SignalP(1-17~SECRETED:cutsite=AAA-QS~SECRETED:prob=0.4053)~EggNog:ENOG503P826~COG:S), giving the protein MKSFAVVAVALATLAAAQSLSDIPSCALPCLDDAVKASTSCETTDIPCVCKDMEKVQGAAAGCILSKCGQDKALNEVLPAAKKLCSAAGKNTSSGSSKPTKKPSGTATATASPTVTVPTQQPSTTAPTGPPTVTAGAAAFAPVGGLAALVAVLAL; this is encoded by the exons ATGAAGTCgtttgctgtcgtcgccgtcgccctggccaCTCTGGCCGCTGCCCAGAGCCTCTCTGACATCCCCTCGTGCGCGCTGCcctgcctcgacgacgccgtcaaggcgtCCACCAGCTGCGAGACCACCGACATCCCGTGCGTCTGCAAGGACATGGAAAAGGTCCAgggtgccgccgcaggctGCATCCTCAGCAAGTGCGGCCAGGATAAGGCCCTGA ACGAGGTTCTGCCTGCCGCCAAGAAGCTctgctcggccgccggcaagaACACCTCGTCGGGCTCTTCCAAGCCCACCAAGAAGCCCAGcggcacggccacggccacggccagcccTACCGTCACGGTCCCCACGCAGcagccctcgacgacggcccctACCGGCCCGcccaccgtcaccgccggcgccgctgccttcGCCCCCGTCGGTggcctggccgccctcgtcgccgtcctggccCTGTAA